The following is a genomic window from Arachis duranensis cultivar V14167 unplaced genomic scaffold, aradu.V14167.gnm2.J7QH unplaced_Scaffold_63799, whole genome shotgun sequence.
AATATTCAGCTACTTGTGAACCTTCGGGTATTGTCGTATTCAACGTTTGTTCAATTACTCTTTTACCCGCAAATGCAATGTAAGCATCGGGTTCGGCAATAATGATATCGCCCAACATGCCGAAACTGGCGGTCACCCCACCAGTAGTAGGAGATGTAAGGATGGATACATAGAataaccttttatttttttgatactCATATAAAGCAGAAGATATTTTAGCCATTTGCATCAAGCTCAGACTTCCTTCTTGCATACGTGCTCCTCCGGACGCACATACTAGAATAAGAGGTAAAAGTTGATTGCCAGCATGTTCGACCAAACGGGTTATTTTCTCGCCTACTACAGATCCCATACTACCCCCCATAAACTGAAAATCCATGATCCCAATTGCTACAGGAATCCCGTTTAGTTGACCTGTGCCTGTTTGAACAGCCTCAGTTAATCCTGTCTTTCTTTGATAAGAGTCCATACGATTCTTATAGGATTCGGATTCCTCTTCCGAATGAAATTCAATGGGATCCATAGAGACCATGTCTTCATCCATAGGATTCCAAGTACCTGGATCAATCGAAAGTTCGATTCTATCTGAACTGCTCATTTTCAAATGATATCCACAGTGTTCACAAATATTcatttttgatttaaaaaatttcctATAATTTAATCCATAACAATTTTCGCATTCAATCCATAAATGCTTGTATTTTTGAGTTTCATCGAGATCTTTAGAATCCTCTCTTTTAGTTAAATTCTCATTCGTGATAGTTGTTTTTATGGAAGAACCCTCGCTTTCACTACTATTTCCGCCCTTACCACAAATAGAAGTATAAAAGTAACTGTCATTGTATTTATCACTTTCACCTAAAATGTGACTAACAATACAGATTTGAGAACGAAGAtaactttcaatgcaattatgAATGCCATTTTTCCAACTCGATTTAGTATCATACATGTAATGATTCTCATGTCTCTTAGAGACATTATTCAGATAGCTAGAATTCTTATTATAACTATCAAAAAGACTTTCTGGTTCACTTAGAAAAGAAGGATCATTAGAAATctccaaaaattgattttcaatatcaaaatatatGGAATAACGGTTCCTTTGGCTATTGTTATCCCTAACTAAAAGAATTTTATCAGATAGGAAATTTCTAATGTTCCTGACACCGACTAAATAATCAACATTACTGTAACTAGAATTGTCACTATCATTCCAGCTAGGAAAGTCTTTTTCCATATCAATCAAAATTGGGTCTTCACTTGCACTGGTATTTTCAACAGGACCAAAACTATCCATTGAGGAATAGATATACGAAAAAAAACCCTTTTTTGTAATTCCTATGATGCAATTGGAGCTTatcgacaaaaaaaaatttcgatagTCCTTTGTGGTTCCGCTGGCGGCTAGATCAGCGCGTTATTTCCTCAAGAGAAgctcctatatatatatatgtgttttgAATATGTATTAGGttatgaataaataattgaaaCTTGAAATTGTTAATattggaacttggaggaagctgAGCCTAGTGTTTATTGGATTTTGAGGGGCTGtgtttgttttaattaaattgCCTTGATCGTTACGTGGGAATCGGTCAAGGTATGATTTAggttttttgtatttaatatgtAAGGTTCTGTAAAAACCTAGGTTAGATGACCATAAGATAAGCTGAAACGCATGGAAATGTACAATACTTAGTGTCCTTGATATTTATGATGTGATTTGATTATGTGATGGAGGTTGTTATTATATTGAGGTAACAATGAAGCAGGAGTAAGTTGGTGGCTATGAGATTGCAAATATATTGAATAAAGCCATGATGAATTTGTTAAAATGTACAATGGTAATGAATGGTGATTGAAAGCATGGTGTAGAGTATGGTGTAGAATTGTGTTAAGTCTTGTTACTGGTATATAAAGTTGGAATGGTAAGTTTGGTAAGGAAGGGAATGGAAATTTTGGATGTAAA
Proteins encoded in this region:
- the LOC127744602 gene encoding acetyl-coenzyme A carboxylase carboxyl transferase subunit beta, chloroplastic (The sequence of the model RefSeq protein was modified relative to this genomic sequence to represent the inferred CDS: added 68 bases not found in genome assembly); this encodes MEKGWFNSMLFYRQLEYRCGLSNSMDSFGPVENTSASEDPILIDMEKDFPSWNDSDNSSYSNVDYLVGVRNIRNFLSDKILLVRDNNSQRNRYSIYFDIENQFLEISNDPSFLSEPESLFDSYNKNSSYLNNVSKRHENHYMYDTKSSWKNGIHNCIESYLRSQICIVSHILGESDKYNDSYFYTSICGKGGNSSESEGSSIKTTITNENLTKREDSKDLDETQKYKHLWIECENCYGLNYRKFFKSKMNICEHCGYHLKMSSSDRIELSIDPGTWNPMDEDMVSMDPIEFHSEEESESYKNRMDSYQRKTGLTEAVQTGTGQLNGIPVAIGIMDFQFMGGSMGSVVGEKITRLVEHAGNQLLPLILVCASGGARMQEGSLSLMQMAKISSALYEYQKNKRLFYVSILTSPTTGGVTASFGMLGDIIIAEPDAYIAFAGKRVIEQTLNTTIPEGSQVAEYLFQKGLFDSIVPRNPLKGVLSELFQLHAFFPL